aaaagtatatttttcactttacctTATTGGGAGCATAACTTGATACGTCACAATCTGGATGTGATGCATATAGAGAAAAATGTGTTTGATAATTTTATTGGAACTTTCTTGAATCTTGATAAGAAATCAAAAGATAATCTTCAGGCCCGTCTAGACTTGATAGATTTGGGTATTAGACCTGAGCTCCACCCTCAAATTCTTGCTAATGGTAAGAGAAGACTACCTCCAGCTTGCTTTACGATGTCAATGGATGAGAAAAGAACTCTTTGTCAAGTTCTCAAAGATTTGAAAATGCCCGACAGTTATGCTTCAAATATTTCTAGATGTGTAAATCTCAAAGAATGCAAAATTACCGGACTTAAAAGTCATGATTGTCATATTTTAGTTGAAGATATTCTTCCACTTGCATTACGGGCATGTAGTCCTTCCAATCAAGTTACTTTTGTAGTAACTGAGGTGGCGAACTTTTTTAAGGCAATATGCTCTAAAGTGTTAGATGTTGATGAATTggacaaaattcaaaatcgcATCGTATTGACACTTTGTCATATGGAGAGAATTTTTCTTCCATCATTCTTCACTATCATGGTACATTTATGTGTTCATTTGGTAGATGAGATAAAACTTGGAGGCCCCGTACAATATAGGTGGATGTATCCTCAAGAGAGGTATATTCTACTCAATTTTTCATtatcttatttaaattttccttttttttgtccaCGATGTCAACTTTACTATTCCTATCTATTGTAGGTTCTTTGTTCGCTTAAAATCATATGTTCGCAATAGAGCTCATCCTGAAGGATCAATTGCTGAAGGGTATATAGCTGAAGAGTGTTTAACGTTTTGTTCAAGATATTTAGATGGAGTTGAAACAAGGTTCAATAGACCTGTGAGAAATCCTGACCCACTTACAAATGAAGTACAACGATTGTACTTGTTCTCAAGCGCGGGTCGAGCTATAGGAAAAGTTGAAGATATTGTCTTGGATGATAAATCATGGGTCCAAGCACATCGTTATGTATTACGTCATTGCGATGAAATACAGGGATTTCGTCAGTGAGTatttatcattatatatttatcactatttttaattactaattcatatatataatagtagtaCATAAATAATAgttacctaattttttttccttatacaTGTAGACAATTCATTGAtatggaaaaaagaaaacgtCGCCGACATACTCACTTAACCGCAcaagaaatagaaaatttagTGAATGAAAAATTTCATGAATGGTTTGACAAGCAGGTAATTTTGAATTGTATAgctatatgatatattatactTACTATTTCTAACCTAATTGTGTTGTTAATGATATAGGTTATGAAAGCGGATGATTCAGCTATTTCCGAAAAAGTTGCAACGCTTGGTAGGGGTCCTA
This region of Ananas comosus cultivar F153 unplaced genomic scaffold, ASM154086v1, whole genome shotgun sequence genomic DNA includes:
- the LOC109704510 gene encoding uncharacterized protein LOC109704510 isoform X3 (The sequence of the model RefSeq protein was modified relative to this genomic sequence to represent the inferred CDS: added 138 bases not found in genome assembly), which codes for MLMWTINDFPAYGNLSGWSTKGKYACPCCAENTHSKWLYNGRKYCYMGHRRWLPEDHTFRYQKYYFDGSEELRMAPEIASGSNVLGQLESVKVTLGKLPNEEGKFMNNRKKNKKGKRKRKRQVLDEIGESHEQDLGTMSEARCDAMKWWKKKSIFFTLPYWEHNLIRHNLDVMHIEKNVFDNFIGTFLNLDKKSKDNLQARLDLIDLGIRPELHPQILANGKRRLPPACFTMSMDEKRTLCQVLKDLKMPDSYASNISRCVNLKECKITGLKSHDCHILVEDILPLALRACSPSNQVTFVVTEVANFFKAICSKVLDVDELDKIQNRIVLTLCHMERIFLPSFFTIMVHLCVHLVDEIKLGGPVQYRWMYPQERFFVRLKSYVRNRAHPEGSIAEGYIAEECLTFCSRYLDGVETRFNRPVRNPDPLTNEVQRLYLFSSAGRAIGKVEDIVLDDKSWVQAHRYVLRHCDEIQGFRQQFIDMEKRKRRRHTHLTAQEIENLVNEKFHEWFDKQVMKADDSAISEKVATLGRGPNKVAKRFSGFIINGFRYHTISREENMLTQNSGVVNTSEIDGVNYYGRLRDIIELNYYGSFKVVLFKCDWVDVHHSSGIKQDEFGFTSVNFSRLIHTGEKLEHDPYVFSSQVEQVFYVQDPHHQNWFSVVKFKPRDFFDMGKELGINEASSLLPPNVQNINEDEHPNWIRIDASEDDTIGI